One genomic region from Tigriopus californicus strain San Diego chromosome 4, Tcal_SD_v2.1, whole genome shotgun sequence encodes:
- the LOC131879663 gene encoding EF-hand domain-containing family member C2-like isoform X3, with protein sequence MFFADVPIGYVSHSMAFLLFQSPYRSRFHRSQHFHRISDSEPINVCIPGKRGIGGEALQYVPKDDWNARRSGEERKDWSKGRTEKMSLEQWEGSNNASGNGNERGLASWIKKDKQVLRFFTYFTEMILDQGVERDRIRKCHLLFFLEDDSIQILEPTFSNSGIPQGTLMRRHRVPFTYVKDRELGPTRSYHRTCPKPHITYRDLNLRQNILIYGRLHRIVDCDTFTRDFLTREGISVPDKEPAPFDVFKNMREKIETVKPLRPYKRLPLPKEFGPLEGKVLRFFGKWEDKNDSVGEIRHFSIHLHLEDETIEIIEIHDTNCGRYRAPTFLKRCRLPKSVSDLVPLPGHSTDHTLLNVVRSKGPGRVRDTILIDNLETKSSTGQSFDEQDKFYQMEDFDIGKEIQVAGRQILIYDCDRSTRLFYQEHLSKAMEPLEAIEVPKPKQSKSRPPYNGFGTEPDSLTSCNGLEPRPPQRDFYKFMHKDRDGFESHILRFSARLVENDKVDTTRRFILSYHLSDDTILINQFPDVNSGVPPGRFLLRCRVKKPPEMQDQDLSVDTLFYSSEDLFVGAVLKINEHWFILTEADEYVFNFMEQFDEREKYPHSNIRLILEKLDGLLDASQVKHMMAKFMDSDPTDRGIVLEQSFRSILNQFIPNNLSEHEIITLVRHLQEVNLEARIVATDTVFSLLQMELKRMQFSAFPQLILTLESADLNAEGVLPKSKLRNVLVAACCKSKTTLRGNNIRDLIDECLKSYSLEFLDYREFVNRLDWLNNPSKPVPPSMVPSNFFEHPLQSKRAPIEYRKLIRQLEAKKNLDISHTIDVKQGLVKPKDPQKLVRKHFTHGADNHA encoded by the exons ATGTTCTTCGCTGACGTTCCAATCGGCTATGTCTCTCATTCAATGgcattccttttgtttcagtcTCCTTATCGGAGCCGGTTCCACCGATCTCAGCATTTCCACCGAATCTCGGACTCCGAGCCCATCAACGTGTGTATTCCAGGAAAACGCGGAATAGGTGGGGAAGCCCTGCAGTATGTGCCCAAAGATGATTGGAATGCGAGGAGATCGGGAGAAGAGAGGAAAGATTGGTCCAAAGGCCGCACGGAGAAGATGAGTTTGGAACAATGGGAAGGCTCGAACAATGCTAGTGGGAATGGTAATGAGAGAGGACTGGCCAGCTGGATTAAAAAGGATAAACAG gtTCTGAGGTTCTTCACTTACTTCACGGAAATGATACTGGATCAAGGCGTGGAGAGAGATCGGATCAGAAAATGTcatctcctctttttcttggagGACGATTccattcaaatattggaaccaaCTTTTTCCAACAGCGGAATTCCTCAAG GCACACTCATGAGACGTCATCGCGTTCCGTTCACTTATGTTAAGGACCGAGAATTGGGACCCACTCGTTCTTATCATCGCACTTGTCCAAAACCACACATCACTTACCGAGACCTAAATCTCCGTCAAAATATCTTGATATATGGACGATTACACAGGATCGTGGATTGTGACACTTTCACTCGGGACTTTTTAACGAGGGAAGGTATCAGCGTTCCTGACAAAGAACCTGCACCCTTTGACGTGTTCAAGAACATGAGGGAAAAA ATTGAAACAGTGAAACCACTACGACCATATAAGAGGCTACCATTGCCCAAAGAGTTTGGTCCTTTAGAGGGGAAAGTCTTGAGGTTTTTTGGCAAATGGGAGGATAAAAACGATTCTGTGGGCGAGATTAGACACTTCAGCATTCACCTACATTTAGAGGATGAAACCATTGAGATCATCGAGATCCATGATACGAATTGTGGACGGTATCGAGCTCCGACATTTTTGAAGCGTTGTCGGTTACCAAAA TCTGTTTCAGATTTGGTGCCACTTCCTGGACATTCTACGGATCACACATTATTGAATGTAGTTCGGAGCAAGGGACCAGGCCGAGTTCGGGATACGATTCTGATTGATAATTTGGAGACCAAGTCCAGTACTGGACAATCCTTTGATGAGCAGGACAAGTTTTACCAAATGGAGGACTTTGATATTGGAAAGGAGATTCAGGTGGCTGGAAGGCAAATCTTAATCTATGATTGCGATCGTTCAACTCGCCTCTTTTACCAAGAGCATCTCAGCAAAG CTATGGAACCTCTTGAGGCTATTGAAGTTCCCAAACCAAAGCAATCCAAATCTCGTCCACCCTATAATGGATTTGGAACTGAACCTGATTCGCTCACATCCTGCAACGGACTTGAGCCTCGACCCCCTCAACGCGACTTTTACAAGTTCATGCATAAAGACCG AGATGGTTTCGAAAGTCATATTTTACGGTTTTCGGCCAGACTAGTGGAGAATGATAAAGTGGACACGACCAGACGATTCATATTGTCGTATCATCTCTCTGATGATACCATTCTGATCAACCAGTTTCCGGATGTCAATTCGGGTGTGCCACCGGGCAGGTTCTTGTTGAGATGCCGGGTCAAAAAGCCCCCAGAAATGCAAGACCAGGATTTGAGTGTGGACACGCTTTTTTACTCATCAGAAGATCTGTTTGTTGGTGCCGTTTTGAAGATCAATGAACATTGGTTTATCCTTACTGAGGCTGATGAATATGTGTTTAACTTCATGGAACAGTTTGATGAAAGAGAAAAG TATCCTCATTCCAACATTCGTTTGATCCTGGAGAAATTGGACGGGCTTTTAGACGCATCTCAAGTTAAGCACATGATGGCCAAATTCATGGACAGCGATCCCACGGATCGTGGAATTGTGCTCGAGCAATCATTTCGTTCCATATTGAATCAGTTCATCCCAAACAACCTCAGTGAACACGAAATCATCACCTTGGTTCGGCACCTTCAAGAGGTCAACCTCGAGGCTAGGATCGTGGCTACGGACACAGTATTTTCGTTGCTGCAAATGGAATTGAAACGAATGCAATTCTCAGCCTTTCCTCAGCTGATTCTGACCTTGGAAAGTGCGGACTTGAACGCAGAAGGGGTTTTGCCCAAATCGAAATTGAGGAACGTTCTTGTGGCGGCTTGTTGCAAAAGCAAGACCACTTTGAGGGGAAACAATATACGGGATTTGATCGACGAATGCCTCAAAAG TTACTCTCTTGAGTTCCTCGACTATCGGGAATTTGTCAACAGGTTGGATTGGTTAAATAACCCATCCAAGCCAGTTCCTCCCAGTATGGTTCCATCTAATTTCTTCGAACACCCGCTTCAAAGCAAACGGGCGCCCATTGAATATCGAAAGCTCATACGTCAATTGGAGGCGAAGAAGAATTTGGACATTTCGCACACAATTGACGTGAAACAAGGATTGGTGAAACCCAAGGATCCTCAAAAACTTGTTCGCAAACACTTCACTCATGGTGCCGACAACCACGCCTAG
- the LOC131879663 gene encoding EF-hand domain-containing family member C2-like isoform X1, which yields MFFADVPIGYVSHSMAFLLFQSPYRSRFHRSQHFHRISDSEPINVCIPGKRGIGGEALQYVPKDDWNARRSGEERKDWSKGRTEKMSLEQWEGSNNASGNGNERGLASWIKKDKQVLRFFTYFTEMILDQGVERDRIRKCHLLFFLEDDSIQILEPTFSNSGIPQGTLMRRHRVPFTYVKDRELGPTRSYHRTCPKPHITYRDLNLRQNILIYGRLHRIVDCDTFTRDFLTREGISVPDKEPAPFDVFKNMREKIETVKPLRPYKRLPLPKEFGPLEGKVLRFFGKWEDKNDSVGEIRHFSIHLHLEDETIEIIEIHDTNCGRYRAPTFLKRCRLPKSVSDLVPLPGHSTDHTLLNVVRSKGPGRVRDTILIDNLETKSSTGQSFDEQDKFYQMEDFDIGKEIQVAGRQILIYDCDRSTRLFYQEHLSKGTSKDLILGYKGGNFKTSSSAMEPLEAIEVPKPKQSKSRPPYNGFGTEPDSLTSCNGLEPRPPQRDFYKFMHKDRDGFESHILRFSARLVENDKVDTTRRFILSYHLSDDTILINQFPDVNSGVPPGRFLLRCRVKKPPEMQDQDLSVDTLFYSSEDLFVGAVLKINEHWFILTEADEYVFNFMEQFDEREKYPHSNIRLILEKLDGLLDASQVKHMMAKFMDSDPTDRGIVLEQSFRSILNQFIPNNLSEHEIITLVRHLQEVNLEARIVATDTVFSLLQMELKRMQFSAFPQLILTLESADLNAEGVLPKSKLRNVLVAACCKSKTTLRGNNIRDLIDECLKSYSLEFLDYREFVNRLDWLNNPSKPVPPSMVPSNFFEHPLQSKRAPIEYRKLIRQLEAKKNLDISHTIDVKQGLVKPKDPQKLVRKHFTHGADNHA from the exons ATGTTCTTCGCTGACGTTCCAATCGGCTATGTCTCTCATTCAATGgcattccttttgtttcagtcTCCTTATCGGAGCCGGTTCCACCGATCTCAGCATTTCCACCGAATCTCGGACTCCGAGCCCATCAACGTGTGTATTCCAGGAAAACGCGGAATAGGTGGGGAAGCCCTGCAGTATGTGCCCAAAGATGATTGGAATGCGAGGAGATCGGGAGAAGAGAGGAAAGATTGGTCCAAAGGCCGCACGGAGAAGATGAGTTTGGAACAATGGGAAGGCTCGAACAATGCTAGTGGGAATGGTAATGAGAGAGGACTGGCCAGCTGGATTAAAAAGGATAAACAG gtTCTGAGGTTCTTCACTTACTTCACGGAAATGATACTGGATCAAGGCGTGGAGAGAGATCGGATCAGAAAATGTcatctcctctttttcttggagGACGATTccattcaaatattggaaccaaCTTTTTCCAACAGCGGAATTCCTCAAG GCACACTCATGAGACGTCATCGCGTTCCGTTCACTTATGTTAAGGACCGAGAATTGGGACCCACTCGTTCTTATCATCGCACTTGTCCAAAACCACACATCACTTACCGAGACCTAAATCTCCGTCAAAATATCTTGATATATGGACGATTACACAGGATCGTGGATTGTGACACTTTCACTCGGGACTTTTTAACGAGGGAAGGTATCAGCGTTCCTGACAAAGAACCTGCACCCTTTGACGTGTTCAAGAACATGAGGGAAAAA ATTGAAACAGTGAAACCACTACGACCATATAAGAGGCTACCATTGCCCAAAGAGTTTGGTCCTTTAGAGGGGAAAGTCTTGAGGTTTTTTGGCAAATGGGAGGATAAAAACGATTCTGTGGGCGAGATTAGACACTTCAGCATTCACCTACATTTAGAGGATGAAACCATTGAGATCATCGAGATCCATGATACGAATTGTGGACGGTATCGAGCTCCGACATTTTTGAAGCGTTGTCGGTTACCAAAA TCTGTTTCAGATTTGGTGCCACTTCCTGGACATTCTACGGATCACACATTATTGAATGTAGTTCGGAGCAAGGGACCAGGCCGAGTTCGGGATACGATTCTGATTGATAATTTGGAGACCAAGTCCAGTACTGGACAATCCTTTGATGAGCAGGACAAGTTTTACCAAATGGAGGACTTTGATATTGGAAAGGAGATTCAGGTGGCTGGAAGGCAAATCTTAATCTATGATTGCGATCGTTCAACTCGCCTCTTTTACCAAGAGCATCTCAGCAAAGGTACATCAAAGGATTTAATATTAGGGTACAAGGGCGGGAATTTCAAAACCTCTTCTTCAGCTATGGAACCTCTTGAGGCTATTGAAGTTCCCAAACCAAAGCAATCCAAATCTCGTCCACCCTATAATGGATTTGGAACTGAACCTGATTCGCTCACATCCTGCAACGGACTTGAGCCTCGACCCCCTCAACGCGACTTTTACAAGTTCATGCATAAAGACCG AGATGGTTTCGAAAGTCATATTTTACGGTTTTCGGCCAGACTAGTGGAGAATGATAAAGTGGACACGACCAGACGATTCATATTGTCGTATCATCTCTCTGATGATACCATTCTGATCAACCAGTTTCCGGATGTCAATTCGGGTGTGCCACCGGGCAGGTTCTTGTTGAGATGCCGGGTCAAAAAGCCCCCAGAAATGCAAGACCAGGATTTGAGTGTGGACACGCTTTTTTACTCATCAGAAGATCTGTTTGTTGGTGCCGTTTTGAAGATCAATGAACATTGGTTTATCCTTACTGAGGCTGATGAATATGTGTTTAACTTCATGGAACAGTTTGATGAAAGAGAAAAG TATCCTCATTCCAACATTCGTTTGATCCTGGAGAAATTGGACGGGCTTTTAGACGCATCTCAAGTTAAGCACATGATGGCCAAATTCATGGACAGCGATCCCACGGATCGTGGAATTGTGCTCGAGCAATCATTTCGTTCCATATTGAATCAGTTCATCCCAAACAACCTCAGTGAACACGAAATCATCACCTTGGTTCGGCACCTTCAAGAGGTCAACCTCGAGGCTAGGATCGTGGCTACGGACACAGTATTTTCGTTGCTGCAAATGGAATTGAAACGAATGCAATTCTCAGCCTTTCCTCAGCTGATTCTGACCTTGGAAAGTGCGGACTTGAACGCAGAAGGGGTTTTGCCCAAATCGAAATTGAGGAACGTTCTTGTGGCGGCTTGTTGCAAAAGCAAGACCACTTTGAGGGGAAACAATATACGGGATTTGATCGACGAATGCCTCAAAAG TTACTCTCTTGAGTTCCTCGACTATCGGGAATTTGTCAACAGGTTGGATTGGTTAAATAACCCATCCAAGCCAGTTCCTCCCAGTATGGTTCCATCTAATTTCTTCGAACACCCGCTTCAAAGCAAACGGGCGCCCATTGAATATCGAAAGCTCATACGTCAATTGGAGGCGAAGAAGAATTTGGACATTTCGCACACAATTGACGTGAAACAAGGATTGGTGAAACCCAAGGATCCTCAAAAACTTGTTCGCAAACACTTCACTCATGGTGCCGACAACCACGCCTAG
- the LOC131879663 gene encoding EF-hand domain-containing family member C2-like isoform X2, translating to MRDHHYYSANNELPGPPLKSPYRSRFHRSQHFHRISDSEPINVCIPGKRGIGGEALQYVPKDDWNARRSGEERKDWSKGRTEKMSLEQWEGSNNASGNGNERGLASWIKKDKQVLRFFTYFTEMILDQGVERDRIRKCHLLFFLEDDSIQILEPTFSNSGIPQGTLMRRHRVPFTYVKDRELGPTRSYHRTCPKPHITYRDLNLRQNILIYGRLHRIVDCDTFTRDFLTREGISVPDKEPAPFDVFKNMREKIETVKPLRPYKRLPLPKEFGPLEGKVLRFFGKWEDKNDSVGEIRHFSIHLHLEDETIEIIEIHDTNCGRYRAPTFLKRCRLPKSVSDLVPLPGHSTDHTLLNVVRSKGPGRVRDTILIDNLETKSSTGQSFDEQDKFYQMEDFDIGKEIQVAGRQILIYDCDRSTRLFYQEHLSKGTSKDLILGYKGGNFKTSSSAMEPLEAIEVPKPKQSKSRPPYNGFGTEPDSLTSCNGLEPRPPQRDFYKFMHKDRDGFESHILRFSARLVENDKVDTTRRFILSYHLSDDTILINQFPDVNSGVPPGRFLLRCRVKKPPEMQDQDLSVDTLFYSSEDLFVGAVLKINEHWFILTEADEYVFNFMEQFDEREKYPHSNIRLILEKLDGLLDASQVKHMMAKFMDSDPTDRGIVLEQSFRSILNQFIPNNLSEHEIITLVRHLQEVNLEARIVATDTVFSLLQMELKRMQFSAFPQLILTLESADLNAEGVLPKSKLRNVLVAACCKSKTTLRGNNIRDLIDECLKSYSLEFLDYREFVNRLDWLNNPSKPVPPSMVPSNFFEHPLQSKRAPIEYRKLIRQLEAKKNLDISHTIDVKQGLVKPKDPQKLVRKHFTHGADNHA from the exons tcTCCTTATCGGAGCCGGTTCCACCGATCTCAGCATTTCCACCGAATCTCGGACTCCGAGCCCATCAACGTGTGTATTCCAGGAAAACGCGGAATAGGTGGGGAAGCCCTGCAGTATGTGCCCAAAGATGATTGGAATGCGAGGAGATCGGGAGAAGAGAGGAAAGATTGGTCCAAAGGCCGCACGGAGAAGATGAGTTTGGAACAATGGGAAGGCTCGAACAATGCTAGTGGGAATGGTAATGAGAGAGGACTGGCCAGCTGGATTAAAAAGGATAAACAG gtTCTGAGGTTCTTCACTTACTTCACGGAAATGATACTGGATCAAGGCGTGGAGAGAGATCGGATCAGAAAATGTcatctcctctttttcttggagGACGATTccattcaaatattggaaccaaCTTTTTCCAACAGCGGAATTCCTCAAG GCACACTCATGAGACGTCATCGCGTTCCGTTCACTTATGTTAAGGACCGAGAATTGGGACCCACTCGTTCTTATCATCGCACTTGTCCAAAACCACACATCACTTACCGAGACCTAAATCTCCGTCAAAATATCTTGATATATGGACGATTACACAGGATCGTGGATTGTGACACTTTCACTCGGGACTTTTTAACGAGGGAAGGTATCAGCGTTCCTGACAAAGAACCTGCACCCTTTGACGTGTTCAAGAACATGAGGGAAAAA ATTGAAACAGTGAAACCACTACGACCATATAAGAGGCTACCATTGCCCAAAGAGTTTGGTCCTTTAGAGGGGAAAGTCTTGAGGTTTTTTGGCAAATGGGAGGATAAAAACGATTCTGTGGGCGAGATTAGACACTTCAGCATTCACCTACATTTAGAGGATGAAACCATTGAGATCATCGAGATCCATGATACGAATTGTGGACGGTATCGAGCTCCGACATTTTTGAAGCGTTGTCGGTTACCAAAA TCTGTTTCAGATTTGGTGCCACTTCCTGGACATTCTACGGATCACACATTATTGAATGTAGTTCGGAGCAAGGGACCAGGCCGAGTTCGGGATACGATTCTGATTGATAATTTGGAGACCAAGTCCAGTACTGGACAATCCTTTGATGAGCAGGACAAGTTTTACCAAATGGAGGACTTTGATATTGGAAAGGAGATTCAGGTGGCTGGAAGGCAAATCTTAATCTATGATTGCGATCGTTCAACTCGCCTCTTTTACCAAGAGCATCTCAGCAAAGGTACATCAAAGGATTTAATATTAGGGTACAAGGGCGGGAATTTCAAAACCTCTTCTTCAGCTATGGAACCTCTTGAGGCTATTGAAGTTCCCAAACCAAAGCAATCCAAATCTCGTCCACCCTATAATGGATTTGGAACTGAACCTGATTCGCTCACATCCTGCAACGGACTTGAGCCTCGACCCCCTCAACGCGACTTTTACAAGTTCATGCATAAAGACCG AGATGGTTTCGAAAGTCATATTTTACGGTTTTCGGCCAGACTAGTGGAGAATGATAAAGTGGACACGACCAGACGATTCATATTGTCGTATCATCTCTCTGATGATACCATTCTGATCAACCAGTTTCCGGATGTCAATTCGGGTGTGCCACCGGGCAGGTTCTTGTTGAGATGCCGGGTCAAAAAGCCCCCAGAAATGCAAGACCAGGATTTGAGTGTGGACACGCTTTTTTACTCATCAGAAGATCTGTTTGTTGGTGCCGTTTTGAAGATCAATGAACATTGGTTTATCCTTACTGAGGCTGATGAATATGTGTTTAACTTCATGGAACAGTTTGATGAAAGAGAAAAG TATCCTCATTCCAACATTCGTTTGATCCTGGAGAAATTGGACGGGCTTTTAGACGCATCTCAAGTTAAGCACATGATGGCCAAATTCATGGACAGCGATCCCACGGATCGTGGAATTGTGCTCGAGCAATCATTTCGTTCCATATTGAATCAGTTCATCCCAAACAACCTCAGTGAACACGAAATCATCACCTTGGTTCGGCACCTTCAAGAGGTCAACCTCGAGGCTAGGATCGTGGCTACGGACACAGTATTTTCGTTGCTGCAAATGGAATTGAAACGAATGCAATTCTCAGCCTTTCCTCAGCTGATTCTGACCTTGGAAAGTGCGGACTTGAACGCAGAAGGGGTTTTGCCCAAATCGAAATTGAGGAACGTTCTTGTGGCGGCTTGTTGCAAAAGCAAGACCACTTTGAGGGGAAACAATATACGGGATTTGATCGACGAATGCCTCAAAAG TTACTCTCTTGAGTTCCTCGACTATCGGGAATTTGTCAACAGGTTGGATTGGTTAAATAACCCATCCAAGCCAGTTCCTCCCAGTATGGTTCCATCTAATTTCTTCGAACACCCGCTTCAAAGCAAACGGGCGCCCATTGAATATCGAAAGCTCATACGTCAATTGGAGGCGAAGAAGAATTTGGACATTTCGCACACAATTGACGTGAAACAAGGATTGGTGAAACCCAAGGATCCTCAAAAACTTGTTCGCAAACACTTCACTCATGGTGCCGACAACCACGCCTAG
- the LOC131879752 gene encoding uncharacterized protein LOC131879752 isoform X1: MRRKGSNSSSLTGFHSSERTQVGQWKHVPGHLNPADLASRGTTITEFMDFKLWKEGPSFLSSKEETWPKSVDILDLDDDDLEIKKPPVIFATTKVEVNVVSALLESISDWNILLRTVVGLLKFQSKVRGKFSSPDLHVNDLYESEASIIRFEQAKNFGEEIKSLAKSPSLLKKSKLRGFSPFVDNNGILRVGGRLTRAENMTFDQRHPILLAKGHVSILLIRKTHDLVGHMGKTCVITKLREKYRIVGEGALVKTVLRACIHCRRYQGRVEEQIMADLPEDRVLGGEPPFTNTGVDLFGPFKATRGRALQDRYGLIFTCLASRAAHIEIVYDNSTDSFIQALRRFIARRGQVKRLRSDNGTNFTGAERELRVNLDQLNQGQIKNDMISRNIEWLFNPPYSHHFGGVWEREIRTIRKIMSGLMDGNERNLSYESLNTLMCEVEAILNSRPLTTLSDDPNDVTPLTPNHLLLQMIGPTQPPGIFPESDNYAKYRWRQVQHLADLFWRRWSKEYVSDLISRKKWSQKRRDVAVNDLVLLVVENSPRCQWPLCRIVETYPDSDGHVRVAKIKTAKNEYRRPIGQFVMLRRSKGNQL; the protein is encoded by the coding sequence atgagaagaaaaggTTCGAACAGTTCGTCTCTAACCGGATTTCATTCATCCGAGAGAACACAAGTGGGTCAGTGGAAACATGTCCCTGGTCATTTGAACCCAGCCGACCTTGCAAGCCGGGGGACCACTATTACCGAGTTTATGGATTTCAAGCTCTGGAAAGAGGGACCATCGTTTCTTAGTTCCAAGGAAGAGACGTGGCCCAAAAGCGTAGacattttggacttggatgacGACGATTTAGAAATCAAGAAGCCACCCGTGATTTTCGCCACGACCAAAGTTGAGGTCAATGTTGTTTCTGCCTTACTGGAGAGCATTTCCGATTGGAATATACTTCTACGTACAGTCGTTGGACTTCTTAAGTTTCAATCCAAGGTTCGAGGAAAATTTTCATCCCCTGATCTCCACGTGAACGATCTGTATGAATCCGAGGCATCCATCATTCGATTTGAGCAAGCAAAGAATTTTGGggaagaaatcaaaagcctGGCCAAATCTCCGTCTTTACTCAAGAAATCCAAACTGAGAGGATTTTCACCGTTCGTGGATAATAATGGAATATTGCGAGTAGGTGGAAGATTGACCCGAGCTGAAAATATGACTTTCGATCAGCGCCATCCAATACTTTTGGCAAAGGGTCATGTTTCAATCTTACTGATCCGAAAAACCCATGACTTAGTCGGACACATGGGAAAAACCTGTGTTATTACAAAGTTGCGTGAAAAATATCGAATTGTTGGAGAGGGTGCATTAGTGAAAACGGTATTACGAGCGTGCATACATTGTCGGAGATATCAAGGAAGAGTTGAGGAACAGATCATGGCCGACCTTCCAGAAGATAGAGTTCTGGGGGGCGAACCTCCCTTTACCAACACTGGAGTCGACCTTTTCGGCCCCTTCAAAGCTACTCGAGGAAGAGCCCTTCAAGACCGCTATGGTCTTATCTTTACTTGTCTGGCAAGTCGAGCGGCGCACATCGAAATAGTTTATGACAACTCGACCGACTCTTTCATCCAGGCTTTGAGACGTTTTATTGCCAGAAGAGGTCAAGTGAAGCGTTTGAGGTCGGACAACGGGACAAATTTTACTGGTGCTGAACGAGAATTACGTGTAAATCTGGATCAACTAAATCAGGGTCAAATCAAGAATGACATGATTTCCCGAAACATAGAATGGTTGTTTAACCCTCCTTACAGCCATCACTTCGGGGGAGTTTGGGAGCGTGAGATTCGCACTATTCGGAAGATAATGTCTGGTTTGATGGATGGGAATGAAAGAAATTTAAGCTACGAATCATTAAACACGCTCATGTGCGAAGTGGAAGCTATTTTGAACAGTCGTCCGCTGACAACCCTGTCGGACGATCCCAATGATGTCACTCCTTTAACACCCAATCATCTACTGCTACAAATGATCGGACCAACTCAACCTCCGGGTATATTTCCAGAGTCAGATAATTATGCCAAATACCGTTGGCGTCAAGTCCAACACTTGGCCGATTTATTCTGGCGGCGTTGGTCCAAAGAATATGTAAGTGATCTTATCAGTAGGAAGAAGTGGTCACAGAAACGCCGAGATGTGGCTGTAAATGACCTTGTTCTTCTCGTGGTGGAAAATTCCCCGAGATGTCAGTGGCCGTTGTGTAGAATTGTTGAAACCTATCCGGATTCAGATGGACACGTGAGAGTGGCAAAGATCAAAACAGCCAAGAATGAATATCGTCGACCGATTGGCCAGTTTGTGATGCTACGTCGGAGTAAAGGTAATCAACTATGA
- the LOC131879752 gene encoding uncharacterized protein LOC131879752 isoform X2: protein MLGANVPEALIPLEVISGSLSEPYASKHRIGSAVNGPIGKQTDTRTKVKVNFTQVESQDIKNELQMMYSADFKDCGEDGCGPSLNDQNWLKRVDNSIHKYSEGHYCIALPFKEDEPKLPDNRTPALNRLGGIKRKLERDLKFRSDYVEFMTMMADKGFAEKVSEDELDVSRFERWYIVHHGVYHKQKRKLRVVFNCSLKYGGTSLNDKLLSGPDLTNNLVGVLLRFRQGAIAIMGDVEKMFYQVRVSQKDRDFLRYFWYPEGDPDQDPLEYRLKVHVFGAISSPSCANFALRQAAIDFGTGSKKEAADVIRSDFYVDDLLTSVDGEEQARELIRDVRMICASGKFNLTQMISNNRAVLDSIPLNNLTIGTQSLDFE, encoded by the coding sequence ATGCTTGGAGCAAATGTTCCAGAAGCCCTCATACCATTGGAAGTAATTAGTGGCTCGTTATCAGAGCCTTATGCATCCAAACATAGGATTGGATCGGCAGTGAATGGTCCAATTGGAAAACAAACGGACACTCGAACCAAAGTCAAAGTAAACTTCACCCAAGTTGAATCCCAAGACATCAAGAACGAGCTACAAATGATGTATTCAGCcgatttcaaagattgcgGAGAGGATGGTTGTGGACCGTCCCTGAACGACCAGAACTGGTTGAAAAGAGTTGACAATTCTATTCACAAATATTCAGAGGGCCATTACTGTATAGCTCTACCCTTCAAAGAAGATGAGCCAAAACTCCCTGACAATCGGACACCAGCTCTCAATCGATTGGGAGGAATCAAAAGGAAGTTGGAAAGAGATCTTAAATTTCGTTCAGATTACGTGGAGTTCATGACCATGATGGCGGATAAAGGATTCGCCGAAAAGGTCTCTGAGGATGAACTGGATGTGAGCAGATTTGAAAGGTGGTATATTGTTCATCATGGTGTATATCATAAGCAAAAACGCAAATTGCGAGTGGTATTCAATTGCTCCTTAAAATACGGAGGAACATCGCTGAATGACAAACTGTTATCCGGGCCTGATTTGACGAACAATCTTGTAGGAGTACTTCTTCGTTTCCGCCAAGGTGCCATTGCGATCATGGGTGATgtagaaaaaatgttctacCAGGTCCGAGTGTCCCAGAAAGATCGAGATTTCCTGAGATATTTCTGGTATCCTGAAGGCGATCCTGATCAAGACCCGCTGGAATATCGTCTCAAAGTACATGTTTTCGGTGCAATTTCATCCCCAAGTTGCGCCAATTTCGCCCTGCGACAGGCTGCCATAGATTTTGGAACTGGATCGAAGAAGGAAGCTGCAGATGTGATCAGGAGTGATTTTTACGTGGATGATCTGCTCACATCTGTGGATGGAGAGGAACAGGCTCGCGAACTTATTCGGGATGTTCGCATGATTTGTGCCTctggaaaattcaatttaaCTCAGATGATATCTAACAACCGAGCCGTTTTAGATTCGATTCCCCTCAATAATCTCACTATTGGAACACAATCATTGGATTTCGAATAG